One Echinicola strongylocentroti DNA window includes the following coding sequences:
- a CDS encoding RagB/SusD family nutrient uptake outer membrane protein, whose amino-acid sequence MKKPILIISAFFSLFLLHGCSEEFLDEKPYGAINQTLLNNEEGVNSLLISAYAMLDGYAEGEAPSGNQGEASVMNWVWGDVPSDDMHRGDQNGGWTQINDVERYEVRSDNEWLNGSWGVNYEAISRANDALLALYESEDIPETRYKQLEAEAKFLRAWFHFQLRMVFERIPYILEGVDATQVKNDVEVWDQIEGDLQFAIDNLNPNPSDPGRASMWAAMAFKARVHLFQQEYAEAKPLLDDIIIDGPFQLESHFYNNFDEEKQNNGESIFEIQYSVNDGAGVANSGIDHQTLYPRGSDVGLCCAYSAPSFDLFNAFKVDENGLPLLDTFQDNLLVEDYGILTTESFTPTDHLLDPRVDWTIGRRGIPFLDWGPMSGSDWMLDQLNMGPFVNKKIMWYKRNRGEISTESSYWASGVNGNNFRVLRLGHVLLWRAEVAVEENDLSTALSLVNLIRNRAADDMVMGKVLNDSFGSNDQIEIDETQPAANYKLEPYPSFPSQEYARKAVRHEIRMEFALEGMRYFDLRRWGIANETLNTYLDSELDGGRLPWLNGSSYGAEDDYWPLPQVQLDLQIGILEQDPDH is encoded by the coding sequence ATGAAAAAACCAATTTTAATAATAAGTGCGTTTTTCAGCCTGTTCCTACTGCATGGTTGCAGCGAGGAGTTTTTGGATGAGAAACCTTACGGAGCGATCAATCAAACCCTACTTAACAACGAAGAGGGTGTCAACAGCCTGTTAATATCAGCATATGCCATGCTGGACGGATACGCAGAAGGGGAAGCCCCTAGCGGCAACCAAGGTGAAGCTTCGGTGATGAACTGGGTATGGGGCGATGTCCCCTCCGACGACATGCACCGAGGTGACCAAAATGGAGGATGGACCCAAATCAACGACGTGGAACGATACGAGGTCCGCTCGGACAATGAATGGCTAAATGGCTCCTGGGGAGTAAACTATGAGGCTATCTCAAGGGCCAATGATGCGCTATTGGCACTTTATGAATCTGAAGACATTCCCGAAACCAGGTACAAGCAGCTGGAAGCAGAAGCTAAATTCCTAAGGGCTTGGTTTCATTTCCAACTGAGAATGGTATTTGAGCGCATTCCTTATATCCTAGAAGGGGTGGATGCTACCCAAGTCAAAAACGATGTGGAAGTATGGGACCAGATAGAAGGCGACCTACAATTTGCCATAGACAATTTAAATCCGAACCCAAGTGACCCCGGCCGGGCATCCATGTGGGCAGCGATGGCCTTCAAAGCCCGTGTTCACCTTTTCCAACAGGAATATGCAGAAGCAAAGCCTCTTCTGGATGACATTATCATCGATGGCCCTTTCCAGTTGGAGTCCCATTTTTACAATAACTTCGACGAGGAAAAACAGAATAATGGAGAGAGTATCTTTGAAATCCAATATTCGGTAAATGACGGAGCTGGTGTGGCCAATTCTGGCATCGACCACCAGACCCTCTACCCACGAGGCTCGGATGTAGGTCTATGCTGTGCATACAGTGCTCCTTCATTCGATCTCTTTAATGCCTTCAAGGTGGACGAAAATGGTCTTCCTCTTTTGGATACTTTCCAAGATAACCTCCTCGTGGAGGACTATGGTATCTTGACCACCGAATCATTTACCCCTACCGATCACCTTCTGGATCCACGAGTAGACTGGACCATTGGCAGACGGGGAATTCCCTTCCTTGACTGGGGACCAATGAGTGGTAGTGACTGGATGCTTGACCAGCTGAACATGGGACCTTTTGTCAACAAGAAAATCATGTGGTACAAAAGAAACAGGGGTGAAATATCCACTGAATCCAGCTATTGGGCATCAGGTGTAAACGGGAACAACTTCCGAGTACTGCGGCTTGGACACGTCCTGCTGTGGAGAGCTGAAGTGGCTGTGGAAGAAAATGACCTAAGCACAGCGCTATCGTTGGTAAACCTCATCCGAAACCGAGCTGCCGATGACATGGTAATGGGAAAAGTACTCAACGATTCATTTGGATCTAACGATCAAATCGAAATCGACGAAACCCAACCTGCCGCAAATTACAAACTGGAGCCCTACCCTTCTTTTCCAAGTCAAGAATACGCACGTAAAGCCGTCAGACATGAAATCCGAATGGAATTTGCCCTTGAGGGAATGCGTTACTTTGACCTGAGGAGATGGGGAATCGCCAACGAAACCTTGAACACTTACCTCGATAGTGAACTTGATGGCGGGCGGTTGCCTTGGCTCAATGGATCAAGCTATGGTGCCGAGGATGATTACTGGCCACTCCCACAAGTCCAGCTAGACCTGCAAATTGGAATTTTGGAACAAGACCCTGATCATTAA
- a CDS encoding SusC/RagA family TonB-linked outer membrane protein yields the protein MKPRISIKPQHLLGVLMILSAFFWPLAESMAQNPTITGTVIDENGETLPGVNILLKGSSTGTITDIEGNYTIDAPAEGTLVFSFIGYQSQEISVSGRSKIDITLSSDLENLDEVVVIGYGTRTKGELTGAVATVDKDFLDQQPTGNVSKALQGSTSGITVVNSATPGGQSEIRIRGMGTINNNGPLWVVDGVYGANPPPPNQIESIQILKDAASTAIYGARGANGVILVTTKSGKAGQPAQVSVSMRTGFNKPNAKFDIMTNPQELGELMWMELENDGLPTSSVHYGSGDQPVLNDYLYPNGGSFGDPSTSMDLYDQLNYPITESSKAGTDWMDVVYQDGSIQDFNLSVTGGGEKTNYAFQGNYLKENGIFKHTSYERISLRSNVDAKINDWLKIGERLGVMFSQNKGYNGNNTHESLLNELYTINPILPVYDVAGNYAGGVVGGNVYEGPNPLGLLERSGDSKNTTYNLTGNIYAELSPIKDFTFKTLFGYNINLSQNFTPRFPDPENTNGTDGTTLNEGSAVNMAWNWSNTLNYTKTFNKNHNIDLLVGTEAVKSSYRNIYASRQDYFSTDLNFMVLDAGASNQLNGGNASAWSLFSYFGRAHYDYNKKYIADVTIRRDGSSRFGVNNRFGVFPAVSLGWVLSEENFMSGVDGWMDFLKLRTSWGQSGNDQIGNYNSYSIYNSNPGNSYYAIGGGDNTIVVGYQSATRGNPDAKWETTTSTNIALDATFFSNLDVTVDFWQKDTKDMLFPIAIPLVAGSATPPSVNIGSMSNKGVDITLDYRGKFGASGVTYTLSGNFTHYKNEVTKLSNNSSEFIQGFPIRQSVYTRTEPGRSFPEFYGYVVDGIFQTQEEADNHPTNGTYNAPGNLKIKDVDGDGTITPEDRTYIGNPHPDFTTGLRLGLGYKGFDFAATLYASVGNDIANYTNRFIRYGLFQGPNSADRLYKSWGSPYLENNEDAILPKVSNSTSFEQNPSSVYIEDGSYLRLQNLQIGYNFPEHILDRLKINNLRLYFMGSNLFTITGYSGLNPEIPAKRDNGVAREIDRGVDTGAWPVSRQLMFGLNLSL from the coding sequence ATGAAACCCAGAATTTCAATTAAGCCCCAGCATTTATTGGGGGTGTTAATGATTTTGTCTGCCTTTTTCTGGCCTTTGGCCGAGTCAATGGCACAAAATCCAACGATTACCGGTACCGTTATAGACGAAAACGGAGAGACGCTTCCAGGAGTAAACATCCTATTGAAAGGAAGCAGCACGGGGACCATCACGGATATTGAAGGGAACTACACCATTGATGCCCCAGCAGAAGGAACATTGGTCTTCAGTTTTATAGGATACCAAAGCCAAGAGATTTCTGTCTCAGGAAGGTCAAAAATAGACATCACCTTATCTTCAGATCTTGAAAACCTCGACGAAGTGGTCGTCATCGGTTACGGAACCCGGACCAAAGGGGAACTAACTGGTGCCGTGGCCACAGTGGACAAGGACTTTCTCGATCAGCAGCCAACGGGCAACGTCAGTAAAGCCCTCCAAGGTAGTACTTCGGGCATTACCGTGGTCAATTCCGCTACTCCTGGTGGCCAATCTGAAATCAGGATCCGTGGTATGGGAACGATAAACAACAATGGTCCTTTATGGGTAGTGGACGGAGTATATGGCGCCAATCCTCCCCCTCCAAACCAGATCGAGTCCATTCAGATACTAAAAGATGCAGCATCTACGGCCATTTACGGTGCTAGAGGTGCCAATGGTGTAATATTGGTCACCACCAAATCAGGTAAGGCCGGTCAGCCTGCCCAAGTATCCGTGAGCATGCGTACAGGATTCAACAAACCGAATGCGAAATTTGACATCATGACCAACCCTCAGGAACTCGGGGAGTTGATGTGGATGGAGTTGGAAAACGATGGACTGCCTACCTCCAGTGTACATTACGGAAGCGGTGACCAACCTGTGTTGAACGATTACCTTTACCCCAATGGTGGCTCATTCGGTGATCCTTCTACCAGTATGGACCTCTATGACCAACTAAACTACCCCATCACTGAATCCAGTAAAGCCGGAACAGATTGGATGGATGTCGTTTACCAAGATGGTTCCATCCAAGACTTCAACCTATCGGTGACTGGTGGTGGCGAAAAGACAAATTATGCTTTCCAAGGTAACTACCTGAAGGAAAATGGCATATTCAAACACACCTCCTATGAAAGGATCTCACTTCGTTCCAATGTGGATGCGAAAATAAACGATTGGCTAAAGATCGGCGAGCGATTAGGGGTCATGTTCAGCCAAAACAAAGGGTATAATGGAAACAATACCCATGAAAGCCTTTTGAACGAGTTGTATACTATCAATCCTATTTTGCCCGTTTACGATGTGGCCGGGAACTATGCAGGGGGAGTAGTCGGCGGAAATGTCTACGAAGGTCCTAACCCTTTGGGACTGCTCGAAAGATCAGGAGACAGCAAAAACACCACGTATAACCTCACTGGTAATATCTACGCTGAGCTAAGCCCAATTAAAGATTTTACGTTCAAAACGTTATTTGGGTACAATATTAATCTTTCCCAAAATTTCACTCCTAGGTTTCCAGACCCAGAAAATACCAATGGCACTGATGGTACCACCCTAAATGAAGGAAGTGCTGTCAATATGGCCTGGAACTGGAGTAACACCTTAAACTATACCAAGACCTTCAACAAGAACCACAACATCGATCTTTTGGTAGGTACAGAAGCTGTCAAAAGCAGTTATAGAAACATTTACGCTTCCAGACAGGATTATTTCAGTACAGACCTTAATTTCATGGTACTGGATGCCGGGGCAAGTAACCAGCTAAACGGAGGAAATGCCTCTGCTTGGTCGTTGTTTTCCTATTTTGGGAGAGCCCACTATGACTATAATAAAAAGTACATCGCCGATGTCACTATCAGAAGGGACGGCTCTTCACGTTTTGGGGTAAACAACCGATTTGGTGTGTTTCCTGCGGTATCTCTCGGCTGGGTGCTCTCAGAAGAGAACTTCATGTCGGGAGTAGATGGATGGATGGATTTCCTAAAACTCCGTACCAGCTGGGGACAATCCGGAAATGACCAGATAGGTAATTACAACAGCTATTCCATCTACAATAGTAACCCCGGTAACTCCTACTACGCCATCGGTGGAGGAGATAATACCATCGTGGTAGGCTACCAATCGGCCACCCGTGGAAACCCCGATGCCAAATGGGAAACGACAACATCGACCAACATTGCCCTTGATGCGACGTTCTTTTCAAACTTAGACGTAACAGTGGATTTTTGGCAGAAAGACACCAAGGACATGCTGTTCCCCATCGCCATTCCTCTGGTAGCAGGAAGTGCCACTCCTCCATCAGTAAATATTGGCTCTATGTCAAACAAAGGAGTGGATATCACCTTGGATTACAGAGGGAAATTTGGGGCTAGTGGAGTGACCTACACCCTTTCCGGAAACTTCACCCATTACAAAAATGAGGTGACCAAACTTTCCAATAATTCCAGCGAATTTATCCAAGGGTTTCCAATAAGACAGTCCGTCTATACACGTACTGAACCAGGACGTTCCTTTCCTGAATTTTACGGATATGTGGTCGATGGAATCTTCCAGACTCAGGAAGAAGCCGATAACCACCCCACCAACGGAACCTACAATGCCCCTGGTAATCTAAAAATAAAGGACGTGGATGGTGACGGAACCATCACCCCAGAGGATAGAACGTATATAGGTAACCCCCATCCGGACTTCACCACTGGTCTTCGCTTGGGACTTGGGTATAAAGGATTTGATTTTGCTGCTACATTATATGCTTCAGTGGGCAATGATATTGCCAACTATACCAATCGTTTTATCAGGTATGGCCTTTTCCAAGGTCCCAATAGCGCTGACAGGCTGTATAAGTCTTGGGGATCTCCCTATTTGGAAAATAACGAAGACGCTATTTTGCCTAAAGTATCCAACAGTACTTCCTTCGAGCAGAATCCTTCTTCGGTATACATAGAGGACGGTTCTTACCTGAGATTACAAAACCTACAGATAGGGTACAACTTCCCAGAACACATTCTGGATCGTCTAAAAATCAATAACCTTAGACTGTATTTCATGGGGTCAAACCTGTTTACCATCACTGGATACTCAGGTCTGAACCCAGAGATCCCAGCCAAAAGGGATAATGGTGTCGCCAGGGAAATAGACCGAGGGGTAGATACTGGTGCGTGGCCCGTTTCCCGTCAGTTAATGTTCGGTCTCAATCTCAGTCTTTAA
- a CDS encoding guanine nucleotide exchange factor domain-containing protein, with translation MNLLMALLSLLVLAEPIAAKQFPPQGIYKKGRCIEGDSLKTIDPEASLKLFQQCKADLLHKGDTLGAIDIINRISNIHGNHARYKMAYDGYWEALDLATKANLEYARGTIYYKIGQTYGYYKKINKSLNYLNIALDINKKLIEAGEIHKNELINNYLGMVALYRQNQMPFEAKKYLDSCFQILPPTVTPVESPYVFFEKGYVLSETGDPEKAISISKEIIPWFQKNTPSYLVLVYAYLADYYKVQKDFQASENYYLQSIETSAKYHSHIDFSSLVHKKLSDLYAQIGDFKNAYISLGEAKSLDDQFFDSRSPSNTGLLEIQDLFRLEKEKQEELLQQQRLETLEHKDRVSFLQKVILAIIIVFGAFIGGVYIRNRTKKFKAEKEYLKKKQALEVQKAQEVLEIKNKELIASTVQLIEKDELLMDIKTQLKELKKDDQKTPVNTLIKNIDFHSTRNWDEFEKRFIQINTGFYERLKVKFPKLNHNDHRLCALIKLNMSSKEMASLLAISVESVHTNRYRLRKKLQLDRSVNLEDYIGNI, from the coding sequence ATGAACCTTTTAATGGCCTTACTATCTTTGTTGGTACTCGCTGAACCAATCGCTGCCAAACAGTTTCCTCCTCAAGGGATTTATAAAAAAGGCCGGTGTATCGAAGGGGATAGTTTAAAAACCATTGATCCGGAAGCCTCCTTAAAGCTCTTCCAGCAATGTAAAGCCGACCTTCTCCATAAAGGCGACACCCTCGGCGCCATCGACATCATCAACCGTATCTCCAATATCCATGGAAACCACGCACGCTATAAAATGGCTTACGATGGATACTGGGAAGCGCTCGACTTGGCGACGAAGGCCAACTTAGAATATGCCAGAGGAACCATCTACTATAAAATCGGCCAAACCTACGGGTACTATAAAAAGATCAACAAATCACTCAATTACCTGAACATTGCCCTTGATATCAATAAGAAACTTATCGAGGCCGGTGAGATCCATAAAAATGAACTGATCAACAACTACCTGGGAATGGTGGCCCTTTACCGACAAAACCAAATGCCCTTTGAGGCCAAAAAGTACTTGGACAGTTGTTTTCAGATACTGCCCCCTACCGTTACGCCTGTAGAATCCCCTTATGTGTTCTTTGAAAAAGGCTATGTCCTGTCAGAAACCGGAGACCCCGAAAAAGCCATTTCCATATCGAAAGAAATCATACCTTGGTTTCAAAAAAACACACCGAGCTATCTCGTGCTGGTCTATGCTTATCTGGCAGACTATTACAAAGTACAAAAGGACTTTCAAGCTAGTGAAAATTATTACTTGCAGTCCATAGAAACATCAGCCAAATACCATAGCCACATCGACTTCTCTTCCTTGGTACACAAAAAGCTATCTGATCTATATGCACAAATAGGGGATTTCAAAAATGCCTATATCAGTCTGGGAGAAGCCAAAAGCTTGGATGATCAGTTTTTTGACAGCAGAAGCCCCAGCAATACCGGTTTGTTGGAAATACAGGACCTCTTTCGCTTAGAAAAGGAAAAGCAGGAAGAACTCCTCCAGCAACAACGGCTCGAAACCTTGGAGCACAAAGACCGCGTGTCCTTTCTTCAAAAGGTGATATTGGCCATTATCATTGTATTTGGTGCATTTATCGGCGGAGTATATATCCGTAATCGAACCAAAAAATTCAAAGCTGAAAAAGAATACCTTAAGAAAAAGCAAGCCTTGGAAGTCCAAAAAGCCCAAGAGGTACTAGAAATCAAGAACAAGGAGCTTATCGCCAGCACGGTGCAATTGATCGAAAAGGATGAGCTGCTAATGGACATCAAGACACAGCTCAAGGAACTTAAAAAAGACGACCAAAAGACGCCTGTCAACACATTGATAAAAAATATCGACTTTCATTCTACCCGAAATTGGGATGAGTTCGAAAAGCGGTTTATCCAGATCAACACTGGGTTCTATGAGCGATTGAAGGTCAAGTTCCCAAAACTCAACCATAATGACCACAGACTCTGCGCCTTGATCAAATTGAATATGTCAAGTAAGGAAATGGCAAGTTTACTGGCCATCTCTGTAGAGTCCGTGCACACGAATAGGTACCGCCTAAGAAAAAAACTACAACTGGATAGAAGTGTCAACCTAGAAGACTATATAGGGAATATATAA